From the Bdellovibrio reynosensis genome, one window contains:
- a CDS encoding class I SAM-dependent methyltransferase — protein MPIPTQFVQIDEEGFGLSREVRIQDPLVGQELLQNLKLHEGGTLVSTIGATPVIVEAFDEPYIATNVHLKNNSWEISLPYGVHYAFELESLSLDEWDRFHGYASNKIPFVFSRKAQAEFFNLLDEYGDDYVEFQGKQIEIPNYWQPKKEVEKEKFWTSIYEEEKNPGWNLGEPAEALKDMIPRLKISRSRVLVLGCGEGHDAALFAAAGHFVTAVDISPVALERAKKLYGHLENITFMEADLFKLPQNMDQSFDIVFEHTCYCAINPIKRQELVKTWNRLLVSGGHLMGVFFAFEKRQGPPYGGSEWELRQRLKGHYHPIFWGRWQKSVPRRQGKEFFVYLKKK, from the coding sequence ATGCCTATTCCCACTCAATTTGTACAAATTGATGAAGAGGGATTTGGACTGAGCCGCGAGGTTCGCATCCAAGACCCTCTAGTGGGCCAAGAACTTCTGCAAAATTTAAAACTTCACGAAGGTGGCACCTTAGTTTCCACTATCGGCGCAACACCAGTCATCGTTGAAGCTTTCGACGAACCTTATATCGCTACCAATGTTCACCTTAAAAATAATTCTTGGGAAATCAGCCTTCCTTACGGTGTTCATTATGCGTTTGAACTTGAATCCCTATCACTTGATGAATGGGATCGTTTCCACGGATATGCTTCGAATAAAATTCCTTTTGTTTTCTCGCGCAAAGCCCAAGCCGAATTCTTTAATTTGCTAGATGAATACGGCGACGATTACGTCGAGTTTCAAGGGAAGCAGATTGAAATTCCAAACTACTGGCAGCCTAAAAAAGAAGTCGAAAAAGAAAAATTTTGGACTTCGATTTATGAGGAAGAAAAAAATCCCGGCTGGAATTTAGGCGAACCCGCTGAAGCCTTAAAAGACATGATTCCGCGTCTGAAAATCTCCCGTTCCCGCGTCCTGGTTTTGGGTTGCGGTGAAGGTCACGATGCCGCTTTATTTGCAGCGGCAGGGCACTTTGTAACGGCGGTGGATATTTCCCCAGTGGCTTTAGAAAGAGCAAAAAAACTTTACGGACACTTGGAAAATATCACGTTCATGGAAGCGGATCTTTTCAAACTTCCACAGAACATGGATCAATCTTTTGACATTGTTTTCGAACACACGTGCTATTGCGCTATAAACCCAATCAAAAGACAGGAATTAGTCAAAACCTGGAATCGTCTTTTGGTAAGTGGCGGTCATTTGATGGGTGTTTTCTTTGCCTTTGAAAAACGCCAAGGCCCCCCTTATGGTGGAAGTGAATGGGAACTTCGCCAACGCTTAAAAGGTCACTATCACCCGATCTTCTGGGGCCGCTGGCAAAAGTCAGTCCCAAGACGCCAGGGAAAAGAGTTCTTCGTTTATCTAAAAAAGAAGTAG
- a CDS encoding hotdog family protein, with the protein MNQQWLTILMSKGIELEQNLRQQLQSAKDGLKSQLEERGIRLGAADLAALLEEISPKASHAALSYALDIVRPFSAGMGLRISRLSDTQVEMVIPARTRNMSEENALHEGALITAAVEASKLLWMRHAPIGGFQITVTHTEANFFKTCSEECRLRLELSEQSREIILTQVRDNREAKAEAEVKVFDEHEQAIAEIRLNLNFKHMPALSGQG; encoded by the coding sequence ATGAATCAGCAATGGCTGACAATCTTAATGTCAAAGGGGATTGAGCTTGAGCAAAACTTGCGACAACAGTTGCAAAGTGCAAAAGACGGTTTGAAAAGCCAGCTCGAAGAACGCGGAATTCGCTTAGGGGCCGCTGATCTGGCGGCGTTGTTAGAAGAGATTTCTCCGAAGGCCTCTCATGCTGCGCTTAGTTATGCGCTTGATATCGTAAGACCTTTTTCTGCAGGGATGGGTTTAAGAATTTCTCGTCTGTCAGACACGCAAGTTGAGATGGTCATTCCAGCTCGCACTCGCAACATGAGCGAAGAAAATGCATTGCATGAAGGTGCGCTGATCACTGCAGCGGTTGAGGCGTCTAAACTTTTGTGGATGCGACATGCGCCGATTGGTGGTTTTCAAATCACTGTTACGCACACAGAAGCAAATTTCTTTAAAACTTGCAGTGAAGAATGCCGTCTGCGCTTGGAACTTTCCGAACAAAGCCGCGAAATTATTTTAACTCAAGTTCGGGATAACCGCGAAGCCAAGGCTGAAGCTGAAGTGAAGGTTTTTGACGAACACGAACAAGCCATCGCTGAGATCCGCTTGAATTTGAATTTTAAACACATGCCTGCGTTGAGCGGCCAAGGTTAG
- a CDS encoding carboxyl transferase domain-containing protein — MEILESHIDTGSADFKANREAMMNVVNEWRERVNLVKQGGGEDATKKHKARGKLTARERIEALLDKGTAFLEFSSLAAWDMYEGQAPGAGVITGIGVVHGTEVMIVANDATVKGGTYFPMTVKKHLRAQEVAFENGLPCIYLVDSGGAFLPMQADVFPDRDHFGRIFYNQARMSAANIPQIAVVMGSCTAGGAYVPAMSDETVIVKENGTIFLGGPPLVKAATGEVVDAQELGGAQVHCENSGVTDHFAEDDQHAIEITRSIVAHLNHKRAVELKMMPVEEPQFDSKEIYGVIPKDSRVPFDVREIIARVVDGSRFHEFKPLFGKTLVTGFAHIWGMPVGIIANNGVLFSESAQKAAHFIELCEQREVPLIFLQNITGFMVGKKYENEGIAKHGAKMVMAVSNAHVPKFTVVIGGSYGAGNYGMCGRAFQPRQMWMWPNAKISVMGGEQAANVLLTVKMDQMAAKKQTMSPDEQAEFKRPTLEKYEKESSCYYSSARLWDDGIIDPADTRRVLALGIAASLNKSWGEKSQGVFRM; from the coding sequence ATGGAAATTTTAGAAAGTCATATTGATACAGGCTCTGCTGATTTCAAAGCCAATCGCGAAGCGATGATGAATGTTGTGAACGAATGGCGTGAGCGCGTGAACTTGGTAAAACAGGGTGGCGGAGAAGACGCGACCAAAAAACATAAAGCACGCGGTAAATTAACCGCTCGCGAACGTATTGAAGCTTTGCTAGATAAAGGCACGGCATTTTTAGAATTCTCATCATTAGCAGCGTGGGATATGTATGAAGGCCAAGCGCCAGGAGCTGGTGTTATCACTGGTATCGGTGTTGTTCATGGCACTGAGGTTATGATTGTAGCCAACGATGCGACTGTTAAAGGGGGAACTTATTTCCCAATGACCGTGAAAAAGCATTTGCGCGCCCAAGAAGTTGCTTTTGAAAACGGTCTGCCATGTATCTATCTTGTGGATTCTGGTGGTGCTTTCTTGCCAATGCAAGCGGATGTATTCCCTGATAGAGACCACTTTGGTCGTATTTTCTATAATCAAGCTCGCATGTCGGCGGCAAACATTCCGCAAATCGCTGTGGTCATGGGTTCATGTACCGCGGGTGGAGCCTATGTGCCAGCGATGAGTGATGAAACTGTGATCGTAAAAGAAAACGGAACTATTTTCCTAGGTGGTCCGCCATTAGTTAAAGCGGCGACCGGTGAAGTGGTTGATGCGCAAGAACTTGGTGGCGCGCAAGTGCACTGTGAAAACAGTGGTGTGACGGATCACTTTGCTGAAGACGATCAACACGCTATTGAAATCACTCGTTCCATCGTAGCGCACTTAAATCACAAGCGTGCAGTTGAATTAAAAATGATGCCGGTGGAAGAGCCGCAATTTGACAGCAAAGAAATTTACGGTGTTATCCCTAAAGACAGCCGCGTTCCATTTGATGTGCGTGAAATCATCGCGCGCGTTGTGGATGGTTCTCGCTTCCATGAATTTAAACCATTGTTCGGAAAAACATTGGTGACAGGTTTTGCTCACATCTGGGGTATGCCTGTGGGTATCATCGCGAATAACGGAGTGTTGTTCAGCGAAAGCGCACAGAAAGCAGCGCACTTCATCGAGCTTTGTGAACAACGCGAAGTTCCTTTGATCTTCTTGCAAAACATCACTGGCTTCATGGTCGGTAAAAAATATGAAAACGAAGGTATCGCTAAGCACGGGGCAAAAATGGTTATGGCCGTTTCTAATGCCCACGTTCCAAAATTCACAGTGGTGATTGGGGGATCGTACGGTGCCGGTAACTACGGTATGTGCGGCAGAGCCTTCCAACCTCGCCAAATGTGGATGTGGCCTAATGCTAAGATCAGCGTGATGGGCGGTGAACAAGCGGCGAACGTTTTATTGACTGTAAAAATGGATCAGATGGCAGCGAAAAAACAAACGATGTCACCTGACGAACAAGCTGAATTCAAACGTCCGACGTTAGAGAAATACGAAAAAGAAAGCTCTTGTTATTATTCATCAGCTCGTCTGTGGGATGATGGCATTATTGATCCGGCGGACACGCGTCGTGTTCTAGCATTGGGTATTGCTGCGAGCTTAAACAAATCTTGGGGCGAAAAATCCCAAGGTGTCTTTAGGATGTAA
- a CDS encoding enoyl-CoA hydratase-related protein codes for MSFVVVTELNHVAYVKLHRPEVRNAFNPEMIAEITKIFHDLNARTDLRAVVLQGEGKVFCAGADLNWMKEMVNFSFVQNQDDSLKLFHMFESIAHCTLPVIGLVHGAAFGGALGLVAVCDEVIAEEGTQFCFSEVKLGIAPAVISSFVSKKAVPGKVRPLMLSGVVFNPHVAHQAGLVTEVVPAGEGHTAVQKVLHAYLQCGPEAVRATKKLLNNIDHMTWDQQRNSTTNLIAERRASAEGQEGLKSFLEKREPSWRSQ; via the coding sequence ATGTCTTTTGTTGTTGTTACAGAACTTAATCACGTCGCTTACGTTAAATTGCACCGCCCTGAAGTGCGTAATGCTTTTAACCCCGAGATGATCGCTGAAATCACAAAAATTTTCCACGACCTGAACGCGCGCACTGATTTACGTGCAGTGGTATTACAAGGGGAAGGAAAAGTCTTCTGTGCTGGGGCTGACTTGAACTGGATGAAAGAAATGGTGAACTTTTCTTTCGTCCAAAATCAGGATGACTCTTTAAAACTATTTCACATGTTTGAATCTATCGCGCACTGCACTTTGCCTGTTATCGGTTTAGTCCACGGCGCTGCTTTTGGTGGTGCTTTGGGTTTAGTGGCTGTTTGTGACGAAGTCATTGCTGAAGAGGGAACTCAGTTTTGCTTTAGTGAAGTGAAACTTGGCATTGCTCCGGCAGTGATCAGTTCATTTGTTTCTAAAAAAGCAGTTCCAGGTAAAGTCCGCCCGTTGATGCTTTCAGGCGTGGTGTTTAACCCGCATGTGGCCCATCAAGCAGGATTAGTAACCGAAGTAGTGCCGGCAGGTGAAGGTCACACGGCCGTGCAAAAAGTTTTGCATGCTTATTTGCAATGTGGACCTGAAGCTGTTCGAGCTACTAAAAAACTTTTGAACAATATCGATCATATGACGTGGGATCAGCAGCGCAATTCCACAACGAATTTGATTGCTGAACGTCGCGCCAGCGCCGAAGGCCAAGAAGGTTTAAAGTCCTTTCTTGAAAAACGTGAACCTTCATGGAGATCTCAATAA
- a CDS encoding acetyl-CoA carboxylase biotin carboxylase subunit, producing the protein MAKFTRIAVANRGEVAVRIIKACEELGIETVLLHSEADINSRAYRMATKTMCIGPAATAESYLNIKANIDGALAGGAQAVHPGFGFLSENADFAEAVTKAGLVFIGPSADSIRSLGDKVHCKELAKKAGLPLVPGYQGENQDVVHLITQAEKIGFPVIVKAAAGGGGRGMKLIKSSAEAGELIESAQREAASAFGSPKVFLEKYLDRAKHIEFQVFGDSTGNVQHFFDRECSVQRRHQKIIEEATSPSLTEDLRRRMGEAACAIATLGNYKGAGTVEFLLQDGEFYLLEVNTRLQVEHPVTEEVLGVDLVKMQILTAQGEFVHDPKTIRIPRGHSIECRIYAENPYLGGVPSTGLLGKVQWPEGPRRRYEYGFDEGDTITPYYDPMIAKVIVWDENRPRAIQKMIKVLQDSVVFGVHTNIPYLIEILSHKEFVMGTMTTRFIETYFSEPIKEPALSELDKKIADGALAHLRGAGSDQGTVSQSPWTSYWRGI; encoded by the coding sequence ATGGCTAAGTTTACCCGTATCGCCGTCGCAAATCGCGGTGAAGTCGCAGTTCGTATTATTAAAGCCTGCGAAGAATTAGGAATAGAAACAGTTCTTTTACATTCAGAAGCAGATATCAATTCGCGTGCTTACCGTATGGCGACTAAAACTATGTGCATCGGTCCAGCAGCAACGGCTGAAAGTTACTTGAACATCAAAGCTAACATTGATGGCGCCTTAGCTGGTGGAGCACAAGCTGTGCATCCTGGATTTGGTTTCCTTTCTGAAAATGCTGACTTTGCTGAAGCAGTAACTAAAGCAGGATTGGTCTTTATTGGTCCTTCTGCGGATTCAATTCGCTCTTTAGGTGATAAAGTTCACTGTAAAGAATTAGCGAAAAAAGCCGGACTTCCTTTGGTGCCAGGTTATCAAGGTGAAAACCAAGATGTCGTTCACCTTATCACTCAAGCTGAAAAAATCGGTTTCCCGGTAATCGTAAAAGCCGCTGCTGGTGGTGGCGGTCGTGGTATGAAGTTAATCAAATCATCTGCGGAAGCGGGTGAACTGATTGAATCAGCGCAACGTGAAGCTGCAAGTGCGTTTGGTTCGCCGAAAGTTTTTCTGGAAAAATATTTGGATCGCGCTAAACACATTGAGTTCCAAGTTTTCGGTGATAGCACTGGCAACGTTCAACATTTCTTTGACCGTGAGTGTTCTGTTCAACGTCGCCATCAAAAAATCATCGAAGAAGCAACTTCGCCTTCATTAACTGAAGATCTTCGCCGTCGTATGGGCGAAGCAGCTTGCGCCATTGCGACTTTAGGTAATTATAAAGGTGCAGGAACAGTTGAGTTCCTATTGCAAGACGGTGAATTCTATTTGCTAGAAGTAAATACGCGTTTGCAAGTTGAACATCCAGTGACTGAAGAAGTTTTGGGTGTGGATTTAGTAAAAATGCAAATCCTAACGGCGCAGGGTGAATTCGTGCATGATCCTAAAACGATTCGCATTCCTCGCGGACATTCTATCGAATGCCGTATCTATGCTGAAAATCCTTATCTTGGTGGTGTTCCATCAACTGGGTTACTAGGAAAAGTACAATGGCCTGAGGGTCCGCGTCGCCGTTACGAATATGGTTTTGATGAAGGCGACACTATCACTCCTTACTATGATCCAATGATCGCAAAAGTGATCGTATGGGATGAAAACCGTCCACGTGCGATTCAGAAAATGATCAAGGTGTTGCAAGACTCTGTGGTTTTCGGTGTTCACACGAACATTCCATATTTGATCGAAATTCTGTCCCATAAAGAATTTGTTATGGGCACAATGACGACGCGATTTATTGAAACATATTTTAGCGAGCCGATTAAAGAGCCTGCTTTGTCAGAGCTTGATAAGAAAATCGCGGACGGCGCTTTAGCACACTTAAGAGGTGCGGGAAGTGATCAAGGAACAGTTTCCCAATCACCATGGACTTCTTACTGGAGAGGTATCTAA
- a CDS encoding acetyl-CoA carboxylase biotin carboxyl carrier protein subunit, which translates to MEMKIRVDGVDHKVQAQLLKGTMWVHLNGRTFTIDTAAGKKGRKKGGASGSSDQIVSPMPGKVTKILVSPGASIQAGQSVLVMEAMKMEYTLKADIAGVIDSIQCTVGEQVALGKLLVKIQPEKA; encoded by the coding sequence ATGGAAATGAAAATTCGCGTAGATGGTGTAGATCACAAAGTTCAAGCTCAGCTTCTTAAAGGAACTATGTGGGTTCATTTAAACGGTAGAACTTTCACAATTGATACGGCAGCCGGGAAAAAAGGTCGCAAAAAGGGTGGCGCTTCAGGTTCCTCTGATCAGATCGTTTCACCAATGCCAGGCAAAGTGACTAAAATTTTAGTTAGCCCAGGGGCTAGTATTCAAGCAGGCCAATCTGTCTTAGTCATGGAAGCGATGAAGATGGAGTATACTCTAAAGGCTGATATTGCTGGTGTTATTGATTCAATTCAATGCACAGTGGGCGAACAAGTAGCCCTAGGTAAATTGTTAGTTAAGATTCAACCAGAGAAGGCATAG
- a CDS encoding hydroxymethylglutaryl-CoA lyase → MKNAVTIVEMGLRDGLQNEKTVLDAETRVEIARRLTNAGVKRLEVGAFVSPKWVPQMAGTAEIVAQSFALVKQGVIPKKTEFSVLVPNEKGMLDAIASGVKEVAIFAACSESFSLKNINCSIDESFKRFEPVMALAKKHKIKVRGYLSTCFGCPFEGKVSEAKVIKLAQRMYKLGVYEISIGDTIGVANAGQVELMFKKLKKVVPVKKLAGHFHDTRGQALANILAAYKVGVKIFDTSLGGLGGCPYAPGATGNVATEDVVYMFHGMGIKTGLDLSKLVDLNPMVAEKIQHPLPSKVGKVGVLKPLGKVSAQN, encoded by the coding sequence ATGAAAAACGCAGTCACGATTGTTGAAATGGGATTAAGAGATGGCTTACAAAACGAGAAAACCGTTTTGGATGCTGAAACGCGGGTGGAAATTGCCCGTCGTCTGACTAATGCAGGCGTTAAACGCCTAGAGGTCGGAGCTTTCGTTTCACCAAAGTGGGTTCCGCAAATGGCGGGAACTGCTGAAATCGTGGCACAGTCTTTTGCTTTGGTAAAGCAGGGTGTGATTCCTAAGAAAACTGAATTTTCAGTTTTAGTTCCTAATGAAAAAGGCATGCTTGATGCCATCGCCAGTGGTGTAAAAGAAGTTGCGATCTTTGCGGCTTGCTCTGAATCTTTTTCTTTAAAGAACATCAATTGTTCCATCGACGAAAGCTTTAAGCGCTTTGAGCCTGTGATGGCTTTAGCAAAGAAGCACAAAATTAAAGTTCGTGGCTATTTGTCGACATGTTTTGGCTGTCCGTTTGAAGGAAAAGTTTCTGAAGCAAAAGTGATCAAGCTTGCACAAAGAATGTATAAGCTTGGCGTGTACGAAATTTCCATTGGCGATACCATCGGTGTAGCGAACGCGGGCCAAGTTGAATTGATGTTTAAAAAACTCAAAAAAGTTGTTCCAGTTAAAAAATTAGCAGGGCATTTTCACGATACTCGTGGACAAGCCTTAGCCAACATCCTTGCTGCCTATAAGGTTGGAGTGAAAATTTTCGACACAAGTCTAGGTGGACTGGGTGGTTGCCCTTACGCTCCTGGTGCGACTGGAAACGTCGCCACAGAAGACGTGGTTTACATGTTCCACGGTATGGGAATTAAAACGGGCTTAGATCTTTCTAAGTTAGTTGATTTAAATCCGATGGTAGCTGAGAAAATTCAACATCCACTTCCCTCTAAAGTAGGCAAAGTGGGTGTTTTAAAGCCTCTGGGAAAAGTCAGCGCCCAGAATTAA
- a CDS encoding PAS domain S-box protein — protein sequence MAESSNNGIAQNYRTIFESNVVGIVLGDLSGKITEANSYFLNLIGYTREEVGRGELYWSKITVPEDLEKSVQRAQEVSDIKTSTEPIEKRYVHKNGTIIPVLVGLSYIDDNKIIGVILDLTARKKAEEELEKSKHKLEERVQERTAQLRRSEAFFEAIFENIPNMVFVKDAKDLRFVRFNKAGEELIGVPRTMMMGKNDYDFFPKDQADFFTSKDKDVLKKARVVDIAEEPIETNKGTRVLHTKKIPLLNKDGRAEYLLGISEDITEKKETELQKISLIQEQAARQAAEERALQMSFLSSVSAAISKNFDIDSAIQEFIRKSVEFMCDVCVVQVLNEERNDVEVTYVGGKEPADEEFIAKWVKDHPMRWDAQVGPANVLRTGESTIDFGTPAKSYIKETFSTEAAKTENAFQVASILRNAIKIPGQSPIGLVSYISKTKNYNHMDLVFGEDLSSRLASAIVNSRLYLKAQEASRSKTLFLANMSHEIRTPLGAMLGYAELLKEDNFLDDPQKELITTVLRNGQQLMEIVDEILDISKVESERIQIEKINFDLPDLLKDIIQLLNVRALEKGIELKTHYHDLPHYIKTDPTRLRQILINLLGNAIKFTEKGYVELEVKPGKHLIEFVIKDSGIGIPPNKRTELFQAFSQAETSTTRRFGGTGLGLYLSRKLARLLGGDVILDNSTLGEGTTFIASVGYTEVEEVHPPKKAPPKGPIAGLENIERILIVDDAPDNRNLFVRYLQKMGITSDKIEVAQNGKEAVEKCGSNEYSLVLMDIQMPVMDGFEAVKQLRSQGYEGPVVALTAHAMKGDEEKCLAEGFDGYLQKPLSRDALADLLVKTNNHSH from the coding sequence ATGGCAGAATCTTCGAATAATGGCATTGCACAAAATTATCGGACGATTTTTGAATCCAACGTTGTTGGTATCGTTCTTGGGGATCTGTCGGGTAAAATCACTGAAGCCAATTCTTACTTTTTAAATCTTATAGGCTACACCCGTGAAGAAGTTGGAAGAGGTGAGCTTTATTGGTCCAAGATCACCGTACCTGAAGATTTAGAAAAATCCGTGCAAAGAGCGCAAGAAGTTTCGGACATAAAGACATCGACCGAACCCATTGAAAAAAGATATGTCCATAAAAACGGAACTATTATTCCTGTGTTAGTCGGTCTTAGTTATATCGATGATAACAAAATCATCGGCGTGATTTTGGATTTAACTGCGCGCAAAAAAGCGGAAGAAGAATTAGAAAAGTCCAAACATAAGCTTGAAGAACGGGTTCAGGAACGGACTGCACAACTAAGAAGGTCAGAAGCCTTCTTCGAAGCAATTTTCGAAAACATTCCTAACATGGTTTTTGTAAAGGATGCTAAAGACCTGCGGTTCGTGCGTTTTAATAAAGCAGGCGAAGAACTTATTGGTGTTCCGCGCACCATGATGATGGGGAAGAACGACTACGATTTCTTTCCAAAGGATCAAGCCGATTTTTTTACCTCTAAAGATAAAGATGTTTTGAAGAAAGCCCGTGTGGTTGATATCGCCGAAGAGCCGATCGAAACTAACAAAGGTACGCGCGTTCTGCACACTAAGAAGATTCCTTTGCTAAATAAAGATGGCAGGGCGGAATACCTTTTAGGTATCTCTGAAGACATCACAGAAAAAAAAGAAACTGAATTGCAAAAAATTTCTTTAATCCAAGAACAAGCTGCGCGGCAAGCTGCCGAAGAGCGCGCCCTACAGATGAGTTTCCTATCAAGCGTCAGTGCTGCGATCTCGAAAAACTTTGATATTGATTCTGCCATTCAAGAATTCATCAGAAAAAGTGTTGAGTTCATGTGCGATGTCTGCGTCGTTCAGGTTCTAAACGAAGAAAGAAATGATGTCGAAGTGACTTATGTTGGCGGTAAAGAACCTGCAGACGAAGAATTTATTGCTAAATGGGTAAAAGACCATCCCATGCGTTGGGATGCGCAAGTCGGTCCCGCAAATGTATTGCGTACGGGGGAATCAACGATTGATTTCGGAACTCCGGCTAAATCCTATATAAAGGAAACCTTCAGTACTGAGGCTGCTAAGACCGAGAATGCATTTCAAGTCGCTTCAATTCTGCGCAATGCAATCAAGATCCCTGGGCAAAGTCCTATAGGCCTTGTGTCTTATATTTCTAAAACTAAAAACTATAATCACATGGACTTGGTATTCGGCGAGGATTTAAGCAGTCGCTTAGCGTCTGCCATTGTAAATTCTAGGCTTTATCTGAAAGCTCAAGAAGCCAGTAGATCTAAAACCCTATTCCTAGCAAACATGAGCCATGAGATTCGCACACCATTAGGAGCTATGCTAGGGTACGCTGAACTTCTTAAAGAAGATAATTTCCTCGATGATCCGCAAAAAGAGTTAATTACGACGGTCCTAAGAAACGGACAGCAGCTTATGGAAATCGTCGATGAAATTTTAGATATTTCAAAAGTTGAATCAGAAAGAATTCAGATCGAAAAAATTAATTTCGATCTGCCTGATTTATTGAAGGATATTATTCAGCTTTTAAATGTTCGTGCCTTAGAAAAAGGAATAGAGCTAAAAACTCATTACCATGATCTGCCTCATTATATAAAAACGGATCCCACGCGACTTCGTCAGATTCTGATTAATCTGCTTGGTAACGCTATTAAGTTTACTGAAAAAGGTTATGTCGAACTGGAAGTTAAACCCGGAAAACACCTTATAGAATTTGTCATTAAGGATTCAGGCATCGGTATTCCTCCAAATAAGCGAACTGAATTATTTCAAGCGTTCTCTCAGGCGGAAACCTCTACAACCCGTCGCTTTGGTGGCACGGGCCTAGGACTATATCTGTCTCGTAAATTAGCCCGCCTACTTGGTGGCGATGTCATTTTAGATAATAGCACCCTTGGCGAGGGAACTACTTTTATTGCTTCTGTTGGGTACACTGAAGTGGAAGAAGTTCATCCACCGAAAAAAGCGCCACCTAAAGGACCTATTGCAGGCCTAGAAAATATTGAAAGAATCTTGATCGTCGACGATGCCCCAGACAACCGAAATCTTTTCGTCCGCTACTTACAAAAAATGGGAATCACCTCTGATAAAATAGAAGTGGCTCAAAACGGAAAGGAAGCAGTGGAAAAATGCGGTAGTAATGAATACTCCCTTGTGCTTATGGACATTCAAATGCCTGTGATGGATGGCTTTGAGGCCGTGAAACAGCTACGTTCCCAGGGTTATGAAGGACCGGTTGTTGCTTTGACCGCCCATGCAATGAAGGGTGACGAAGAAAAGTGCTTAGCTGAAGGGTTTGATGGATATTTACAAAAACCTCTATCCCGCGATGCCTTGGCGGATCTTCTAGTAAAAACCAACAATCACTCCCATTAA
- a CDS encoding DUF2799 domain-containing protein — protein sequence MKLLFLILIAFNLSACSSYFKRQECESINWFEHGKKVAMSGKYLNADSTLNECRKVDAEMSESQLDKGFKSGVAAYCSNSNAYSTGRAGDFFPREICEGPQINVLVAEHNRGIRDYCMKSNGFQAGTSGKKYLNICPKELEPAFLPEYRRGRLKYVKALIIVKEGEVTQLENKMSNIKSSLNYEKGKLDGLERQKNYLESTRPLMADEKSLQRQLLEKQISNLDSDVSTLRSKVQSTESDVSNMEKERNEKLHDITALKTEIPSLED from the coding sequence ATGAAATTGCTTTTTCTTATCCTGATTGCCTTCAACCTAAGCGCATGTTCAAGCTACTTTAAACGCCAAGAGTGCGAAAGCATCAACTGGTTTGAACACGGTAAAAAAGTAGCGATGTCGGGTAAATATTTAAATGCGGATTCCACTTTAAATGAATGCCGCAAAGTCGATGCTGAAATGTCGGAATCCCAGTTAGATAAAGGTTTCAAAAGTGGCGTCGCAGCTTACTGCAGCAACTCAAACGCTTATTCTACCGGAAGAGCCGGTGACTTCTTTCCACGAGAAATCTGCGAAGGCCCCCAGATCAATGTTCTTGTTGCAGAACACAACCGAGGTATTCGCGACTACTGCATGAAATCCAATGGATTCCAAGCCGGTACATCAGGAAAAAAATATTTAAATATTTGCCCTAAGGAACTTGAGCCCGCGTTTTTACCTGAATATCGCCGGGGTCGTTTGAAATATGTGAAAGCCCTTATTATCGTTAAAGAAGGTGAAGTGACTCAACTTGAAAACAAGATGAGCAACATTAAATCCTCTTTAAATTACGAAAAGGGTAAATTAGACGGGCTTGAAAGACAGAAAAATTACTTAGAGTCGACACGCCCCTTGATGGCTGACGAAAAGTCATTGCAACGCCAACTTTTAGAAAAACAAATTTCTAATCTAGATTCAGATGTTTCTACTTTAAGATCTAAAGTTCAAAGCACTGAAAGCGACGTTTCTAATATGGAAAAAGAAAGAAACGAAAAACTGCACGATATTACAGCGCTTAAGACTGAAATTCCAAGTTTAGAAGATTAG